A single region of the Vanacampus margaritifer isolate UIUO_Vmar chromosome 13, RoL_Vmar_1.0, whole genome shotgun sequence genome encodes:
- the zmat3 gene encoding uncharacterized protein zmat3 isoform X3 — translation MALQLRNPGDAAYYQSAQYCRNFTSPAAVSYSGSSHYLSRLPGPETMLKPALSLFSHAQQPFQHMDSLHQLGPPPMVPTQPLGPPPVMHAAAIGPPHVVAAQTLVPPPITHTLRPPPIAPIHSLGPPPQPLGPPSLDHSQAMAPPSLELAQPLGPPPLNHAHALVHPVPAGANRFPLPPSPLSSPLIPSPELSQLPLRPGPAVISSPVSGLIPGPLPGQAAPASEQPQEEGSPLGREEQEDALALEELCKPLYCKLCNVTVNSAQQAQAHYQGKNHSKKLRNFLAGSQQPPAIRIPEILEVAGQTNLISGSSVCDTARQALYKGPTRVILATENDYCKLCDASFSSLLVAQAHYQGKNHAKKLRLAEAQQNSNNVVGRAFAGIVAAKLAQEGTGKMAMSTDW, via the exons ATGGCGCTGCAGCTGAGGAACCCCGGGGATGCGGCGTATTACCAGAGTGCACAATACTGCAGGAATTTCACCTCGCCCGCCGCCGTCAGCTACAGCGGCAGCAGCCATTATCTGTCCCGCTTGCCAG GTCCCGAGACCATGTTGAAGCCCGCTCTCAGTCTCTTCAGCCATGCACAGCAGCCTTTTCAACACATGGACTCTTTGCACCAGCTGGGACCGCCACCGATGGTGCCTACGCAGCCTCTCGGCCCCCCGCCCGTCATGCACGCTGCGGCAATCGGACCGCCACATGTGGTCGCCGCCCAGACTCTGGTGCCCCCTCCTATCACTCACACATTGAGGCCTCCCCCCATCGCTCCCATCCATAGTTTAGGCCCGCCGCCTCAGCCACTCGGACCTCCGTCTCTGGACCACTCGCAAGCAATGGCGCCGCCTTCCTTAGAGCTCGCACAACCGCTGGGGCCTCCTCCTTTGAACCACGCGCACGCGTTGGTTCACCCCGTGCCTGCTGGAGCCAACAGATTCCCGCTGCCGCCCAGCCCCTTGTCGTCCCCTCTCATCCCGAGCCCGGAACTCTCACAACTGCCCCTAAGGCCCGGACCTGCCGTCATCTCATCGCCAGTGTCCGGTCTTATTCCAGGTCCCCTTCCAGGTCAGGCAGCCCCGGCCAGCGAGCAGCCCCAGGAAGAGGGCTCTCCTCTGGGCAGGGAGGAGCAGGAGGACGCGCTTGCCCTGGAGGAACTTTGCAAACCTTTGTACTGTAAACTCTGCAATGTTACTGTCAACTCAGCTCAGCAGGCACAGGCTCACTACCAG GGGAAGAACCACAGCAAAAAGTTGCGGAATTTTCTAGCGGGCAGTCAGCAGCCGCCAGCCATCAGGATCCCTGAAATCCTCGAGGTCGCCGGACAGACAAACCTCATCTCAGGGTCGAGCGTCTGTGATACTGCAAGGCAG GCGTTGTACAAGGGGCCCACTCGGGTGATTTTGGCCACAGAGAATGACTATTGTAAGCTGTGTGATGCCTCCTTCAGCTCACTGTTAGTTGCACAAGCTCACTACCAGGGCAAGAACCATGCAAAGAAACTGCGGCTCGCCGAGGCGCAGCAGAACTCCAATAACGT cgtaggaagagcatttgccg GGATTGTAGCGGCGAAGTTAGCCCAAGAAGGAACAGGAAAGATGGCAATGAGTACAGACTGGTGA
- the zmat3 gene encoding zinc finger matrin-type protein 3 isoform X2 gives MALQLRNPGDAAYYQSAQYCRNFTSPAAVSYSGSSHYLSRLPGPETMLKPALSLFSHAQQPFQHMDSLHQLGPPPMVPTQPLGPPPVMHAAAIGPPHVVAAQTLVPPPITHTLRPPPIAPIHSLGPPPQPLGPPSLDHSQAMAPPSLELAQPLGPPPLNHAHALVHPVPAGANRFPLPPSPLSSPLIPSPELSQLPLRPGPAVISSPVSGLIPGPLPGQAAPASEQPQEEGSPLGREEQEDALALEELCKPLYCKLCNVTVNSAQQAQAHYQGKNHSKKLRNFLAGSQQPPAIRIPEILEVAGQTNLISGSSVCDTARQALYKGPTRVILATENDYCKLCDASFSSLLVAQAHYQGKNHAKKLRLAEAQQNSNNVDCSGEVSPRRNRKDGNEYRLVKNRRSPQLPTSMQGPYYNPRPRQRIPRDLAMCVTPSGQFYCSMCNCGAEQETDFRQHLESKQHKAKVSELRYRNEMENLGYS, from the exons ATGGCGCTGCAGCTGAGGAACCCCGGGGATGCGGCGTATTACCAGAGTGCACAATACTGCAGGAATTTCACCTCGCCCGCCGCCGTCAGCTACAGCGGCAGCAGCCATTATCTGTCCCGCTTGCCAG GTCCCGAGACCATGTTGAAGCCCGCTCTCAGTCTCTTCAGCCATGCACAGCAGCCTTTTCAACACATGGACTCTTTGCACCAGCTGGGACCGCCACCGATGGTGCCTACGCAGCCTCTCGGCCCCCCGCCCGTCATGCACGCTGCGGCAATCGGACCGCCACATGTGGTCGCCGCCCAGACTCTGGTGCCCCCTCCTATCACTCACACATTGAGGCCTCCCCCCATCGCTCCCATCCATAGTTTAGGCCCGCCGCCTCAGCCACTCGGACCTCCGTCTCTGGACCACTCGCAAGCAATGGCGCCGCCTTCCTTAGAGCTCGCACAACCGCTGGGGCCTCCTCCTTTGAACCACGCGCACGCGTTGGTTCACCCCGTGCCTGCTGGAGCCAACAGATTCCCGCTGCCGCCCAGCCCCTTGTCGTCCCCTCTCATCCCGAGCCCGGAACTCTCACAACTGCCCCTAAGGCCCGGACCTGCCGTCATCTCATCGCCAGTGTCCGGTCTTATTCCAGGTCCCCTTCCAGGTCAGGCAGCCCCGGCCAGCGAGCAGCCCCAGGAAGAGGGCTCTCCTCTGGGCAGGGAGGAGCAGGAGGACGCGCTTGCCCTGGAGGAACTTTGCAAACCTTTGTACTGTAAACTCTGCAATGTTACTGTCAACTCAGCTCAGCAGGCACAGGCTCACTACCAG GGGAAGAACCACAGCAAAAAGTTGCGGAATTTTCTAGCGGGCAGTCAGCAGCCGCCAGCCATCAGGATCCCTGAAATCCTCGAGGTCGCCGGACAGACAAACCTCATCTCAGGGTCGAGCGTCTGTGATACTGCAAGGCAG GCGTTGTACAAGGGGCCCACTCGGGTGATTTTGGCCACAGAGAATGACTATTGTAAGCTGTGTGATGCCTCCTTCAGCTCACTGTTAGTTGCACAAGCTCACTACCAGGGCAAGAACCATGCAAAGAAACTGCGGCTCGCCGAGGCGCAGCAGAACTCCAATAACGT GGATTGTAGCGGCGAAGTTAGCCCAAGAAGGAACAGGAAAGATGGCAATGAGTACAGACTGGTGAAAAATCGACGTAGCCCACAGCTTCCTACCTCCATGCAAG GGCCGTACTACAACCCCCGACCAAGGCAGCGGATCCCCAGGGATTTAGCAATGTGCGTGACCCCCAGCGGACAGTTCTACTGCTCCATGTGCAACTGCGGAGCTGAGCAAGAGACGGACTTCCGACAGCATCTGGAAAGCAAGCAACACAAAGCCAAAGTGTCCGAGTTGAGGTACCGCAATGAGATGGAGAACTTGGGCTACAGCTAA
- the zmat3 gene encoding uncharacterized protein zmat3 isoform X1, whose product MALQLRNPGDAAYYQSAQYCRNFTSPAAVSYSGSSHYLSRLPGPETMLKPALSLFSHAQQPFQHMDSLHQLGPPPMVPTQPLGPPPVMHAAAIGPPHVVAAQTLVPPPITHTLRPPPIAPIHSLGPPPQPLGPPSLDHSQAMAPPSLELAQPLGPPPLNHAHALVHPVPAGANRFPLPPSPLSSPLIPSPELSQLPLRPGPAVISSPVSGLIPGPLPGQAAPASEQPQEEGSPLGREEQEDALALEELCKPLYCKLCNVTVNSAQQAQAHYQGKNHSKKLRNFLAGSQQPPAIRIPEILEVAGQTNLISGSSVCDTARQALYKGPTRVILATENDYCKLCDASFSSLLVAQAHYQGKNHAKKLRLAEAQQNSNNVDCSGEVSPRRNRKDGNEYRLVKNRRSPQLPTSMQGPYYNPRPRQRIPRDLAMCVTPSGQFYCSMCNCGAEQETDFRQHLESKQHKAKVSELRNILHQGQRMWPQDETQKEL is encoded by the exons ATGGCGCTGCAGCTGAGGAACCCCGGGGATGCGGCGTATTACCAGAGTGCACAATACTGCAGGAATTTCACCTCGCCCGCCGCCGTCAGCTACAGCGGCAGCAGCCATTATCTGTCCCGCTTGCCAG GTCCCGAGACCATGTTGAAGCCCGCTCTCAGTCTCTTCAGCCATGCACAGCAGCCTTTTCAACACATGGACTCTTTGCACCAGCTGGGACCGCCACCGATGGTGCCTACGCAGCCTCTCGGCCCCCCGCCCGTCATGCACGCTGCGGCAATCGGACCGCCACATGTGGTCGCCGCCCAGACTCTGGTGCCCCCTCCTATCACTCACACATTGAGGCCTCCCCCCATCGCTCCCATCCATAGTTTAGGCCCGCCGCCTCAGCCACTCGGACCTCCGTCTCTGGACCACTCGCAAGCAATGGCGCCGCCTTCCTTAGAGCTCGCACAACCGCTGGGGCCTCCTCCTTTGAACCACGCGCACGCGTTGGTTCACCCCGTGCCTGCTGGAGCCAACAGATTCCCGCTGCCGCCCAGCCCCTTGTCGTCCCCTCTCATCCCGAGCCCGGAACTCTCACAACTGCCCCTAAGGCCCGGACCTGCCGTCATCTCATCGCCAGTGTCCGGTCTTATTCCAGGTCCCCTTCCAGGTCAGGCAGCCCCGGCCAGCGAGCAGCCCCAGGAAGAGGGCTCTCCTCTGGGCAGGGAGGAGCAGGAGGACGCGCTTGCCCTGGAGGAACTTTGCAAACCTTTGTACTGTAAACTCTGCAATGTTACTGTCAACTCAGCTCAGCAGGCACAGGCTCACTACCAG GGGAAGAACCACAGCAAAAAGTTGCGGAATTTTCTAGCGGGCAGTCAGCAGCCGCCAGCCATCAGGATCCCTGAAATCCTCGAGGTCGCCGGACAGACAAACCTCATCTCAGGGTCGAGCGTCTGTGATACTGCAAGGCAG GCGTTGTACAAGGGGCCCACTCGGGTGATTTTGGCCACAGAGAATGACTATTGTAAGCTGTGTGATGCCTCCTTCAGCTCACTGTTAGTTGCACAAGCTCACTACCAGGGCAAGAACCATGCAAAGAAACTGCGGCTCGCCGAGGCGCAGCAGAACTCCAATAACGT GGATTGTAGCGGCGAAGTTAGCCCAAGAAGGAACAGGAAAGATGGCAATGAGTACAGACTGGTGAAAAATCGACGTAGCCCACAGCTTCCTACCTCCATGCAAG GGCCGTACTACAACCCCCGACCAAGGCAGCGGATCCCCAGGGATTTAGCAATGTGCGTGACCCCCAGCGGACAGTTCTACTGCTCCATGTGCAACTGCGGAGCTGAGCAAGAGACGGACTTCCGACAGCATCTGGAAAGCAAGCAACACAAAGCCAAAGTGTCCGAGTTGAG